In one window of Lynx canadensis isolate LIC74 chromosome A3, mLynCan4.pri.v2, whole genome shotgun sequence DNA:
- the LIMS1 gene encoding LIM and senescent cell antigen-like-containing domain protein 1 isoform X6 yields the protein MAFPGRVCPYVIPENEEIPQTALNNVHQANGNEDERAVSKLQRRHSDVKGLQGVCDFYAKFNMANALANATCERCKGGFAPAEKIVNSNGELYHEQCFVCAQCFQQFPEGLFYENNYIHPVIVSSVQADGTFYFSLKEGSTVNMTFRCSLLLAVISVVNSSLAELSKP from the exons ATGGCGTTCCCGGGCAGGGTGTGCCCCTATGTTATCCCAGAGAATGAAGAAATCCCCCAGACAGCTCTTAACAATGTCCACCAGGCTAATGGCAATGAAGACGAGAGGGCTGTGTCCAAACTGCAGCGCAGGCACAGTGACGTAAAGGGTCTACAAGGAGTTTGTGACTTTTATGCGAAATT CAACATGGCCAATGCCCTGGCCAATGCCACCTGTGAGCGCTGCAAGGGGGGCTTTGCGCCCGCCGAGAAGATAGTAAACAGTAACGGGGAGCTGTACCACGAGCAGTGCTTCGTGTGTGCCCAGTGTTTCCAGCAGTTCCCAGAGGGACTCTTTTATGAG AATAATTATATTCATCCTGTGATTGTTTCATCTGTACAAGCTGATGGTACTTTCTATTTCAGTTTGAAGGAAGGAAGTACTGTGAACATGACTTTCAGATGCTCTTTGCTCCTTGCTGTCATCAGTGTG GTGAATTCATCATTGGCCGAGTTATCAAAGCCATGA
- the LIMS1 gene encoding LIM and senescent cell antigen-like-containing domain protein 1 isoform X1, whose product MAFPGRVCPYVIPENEEIPQTALNNVHQANGNEDERAVSKLQRRHSDVKGLQGVCDFYAKFNMANALANATCERCKGGFAPAEKIVNSNGELYHEQCFVCAQCFQQFPEGLFYEFEGRKYCEHDFQMLFAPCCHQCGEFIIGRVIKAMNNSWHPECFRCDLCQEVLADIGFVKNAGRHLCRPCHNREKARGLGKYICQKCHAIIDEQPLIFKNDPYHPDHFNCANCGKELTADARELKGELYCLPCHDKMGVPICGACRRPIEGRVVNAMGKQWHVEHFVCAKCEKPFLGHRHYERKGLAYCETHYNQLFGDVCFHCNRVIEGDVVSALNKAWCVNCFACSTCNTKLTLKNKFVEFDMKPVCKKCYEKFPLELKKRLKKLAETLGRK is encoded by the exons ATGGCGTTCCCGGGCAGGGTGTGCCCCTATGTTATCCCAGAGAATGAAGAAATCCCCCAGACAGCTCTTAACAATGTCCACCAGGCTAATGGCAATGAAGACGAGAGGGCTGTGTCCAAACTGCAGCGCAGGCACAGTGACGTAAAGGGTCTACAAGGAGTTTGTGACTTTTATGCGAAATT CAACATGGCCAATGCCCTGGCCAATGCCACCTGTGAGCGCTGCAAGGGGGGCTTTGCGCCCGCCGAGAAGATAGTAAACAGTAACGGGGAGCTGTACCACGAGCAGTGCTTCGTGTGTGCCCAGTGTTTCCAGCAGTTCCCAGAGGGACTCTTTTATGAG TTTGAAGGAAGGAAGTACTGTGAACATGACTTTCAGATGCTCTTTGCTCCTTGCTGTCATCAGTGTG GTGAATTCATCATTGGCCGAGTTATCAAAGCCATGAATAACAGCTGGCATCCTGAGTGCTTCCGCTGTGACCTCTGCCAGGAAGTTCTGGCAGATATTGGATTTGTCAAGAATGCTGGGAG ACATCTATGTCGCCCCTGTCATAATCGTGAGAAAGCCAGAGGCCTTGGAAAATACATCTGCCAGAAATGCCACGCCATCATCGATGAGCAACCGCTGATATTCAAGAATGACCCTTACCATCCAGACCATTTCAACTGTGCCAACTGCGG GAAGGAGCTGACTGCTGATGCCCGGGAGCTGAAAGGAGAGCTGTACTGTCTGCCGTGCCATGATAAAATGGGGGTCCCCATCTGTGGCGCTTGTCGACGGCCCATTGAAGGGCGCGTGGTGAATGCTATGGGCAAGCAGTGGCATGTGGAG cattttgttTGCGCCAAGTGTGAAAAGCCATTTCTTGGACATCGACATTATGAAAGGAAAGGCCTGGCATATTGTGAAACCCACTATAACCAG ctaTTTGGTGATGTTTGTTTCCACTGTAACCGTGTTATAGAAGGTGATG TGGTCTCTGCTCTGAATAAGGCCTGGTGTGTGAACTGTTTTGCCTGTTCTACCTGCAACACTAAATTAACACTCAA
- the LIMS1 gene encoding LIM and senescent cell antigen-like-containing domain protein 1 isoform X7, producing MAFPGRVCPYVIPENEEIPQTALNNVHQANGNEDERAVSKLQRRHSDVKGLQGVCDFYAKFNMANALANATCERCKGGFAPAEKIVNSNGELYHEQCFVCAQCFQQFPEGLFYEFEGRKYCEHDFQMLFAPCCHQCGEFIIGRVIKAMNNSWHPECFRCDLCQEVLADIGFVKNAGRHLCRPCHNREKARGLGKYICQKCHAIIDEQPLIFKNDPYHPDHFNCANCGKELTADARELKGELYCLPCHDKMGVPICGACRRPIEGRVVNAMGKQWHVEHFVCAKCEKPFLGHRHYERKGLAYCETHYNQLFGDVCFHCNRVIEGDVVSALNKAWCVNCFACSTCNTKLTLKDKFVEIDLKPVCKHCYEKMPEEFKRRLAKREREAKDKDKQKKKKPVCL from the exons ATGGCGTTCCCGGGCAGGGTGTGCCCCTATGTTATCCCAGAGAATGAAGAAATCCCCCAGACAGCTCTTAACAATGTCCACCAGGCTAATGGCAATGAAGACGAGAGGGCTGTGTCCAAACTGCAGCGCAGGCACAGTGACGTAAAGGGTCTACAAGGAGTTTGTGACTTTTATGCGAAATT CAACATGGCCAATGCCCTGGCCAATGCCACCTGTGAGCGCTGCAAGGGGGGCTTTGCGCCCGCCGAGAAGATAGTAAACAGTAACGGGGAGCTGTACCACGAGCAGTGCTTCGTGTGTGCCCAGTGTTTCCAGCAGTTCCCAGAGGGACTCTTTTATGAG TTTGAAGGAAGGAAGTACTGTGAACATGACTTTCAGATGCTCTTTGCTCCTTGCTGTCATCAGTGTG GTGAATTCATCATTGGCCGAGTTATCAAAGCCATGAATAACAGCTGGCATCCTGAGTGCTTCCGCTGTGACCTCTGCCAGGAAGTTCTGGCAGATATTGGATTTGTCAAGAATGCTGGGAG ACATCTATGTCGCCCCTGTCATAATCGTGAGAAAGCCAGAGGCCTTGGAAAATACATCTGCCAGAAATGCCACGCCATCATCGATGAGCAACCGCTGATATTCAAGAATGACCCTTACCATCCAGACCATTTCAACTGTGCCAACTGCGG GAAGGAGCTGACTGCTGATGCCCGGGAGCTGAAAGGAGAGCTGTACTGTCTGCCGTGCCATGATAAAATGGGGGTCCCCATCTGTGGCGCTTGTCGACGGCCCATTGAAGGGCGCGTGGTGAATGCTATGGGCAAGCAGTGGCATGTGGAG cattttgttTGCGCCAAGTGTGAAAAGCCATTTCTTGGACATCGACATTATGAAAGGAAAGGCCTGGCATATTGTGAAACCCACTATAACCAG ctaTTTGGTGATGTTTGTTTCCACTGTAACCGTGTTATAGAAGGTGATG TGGTCTCTGCTCTGAATAAGGCCTGGTGTGTGAACTGTTTTGCCTGTTCTACCTGCAACACTAAATTAACACTCAA GGATAAGTTTGTTGAAATTGATCTCAAACCAGTCTGCAAACACTGTTATGAAAAAATGCCAGAAGAATTTAAGAGGCGACTTGCCAAAcgggagagagaagcaaaggatAAAgacaagcagaaaaagaaaaagccagtctGTTTGTAA